One Tenrec ecaudatus isolate mTenEca1 chromosome 12, mTenEca1.hap1, whole genome shotgun sequence DNA segment encodes these proteins:
- the COL9A3 gene encoding collagen alpha-3(IX) chain: MTGSPALALLLLGQLLAVVEPQKVGPRGPPGPQGPPGKPGKDGIDGEVGPPGLPGPLGPKGTPGKAGKPGEAGLPGLPGIDGLTGRDGPPGPKGAPGDRGSLGPPGPPGLGGKGLPGPPGEAGVSGLPGGIGLRGPPGPSGLPGSPGPPGPPGPPGHPGVLPEGATDLQCPAICPPGPPGPPGMPGFKGPTGYKGEQGEVGKAGEKGDPGPPGPAGIPGTVGLQGPRGLRGLPGSLGPPGDRGPIGFRGPPGTPGAPGKVGDRGERGPEGFRGPKGDLGRPGPKGIPGLTGPAGEPGMPGKDGRDGVPGLDGEKGEAGRNGGPGEKGPNGLPGLSGRAGSKGEKGELGRAGELGEAGPSGEPGVPGDVGMPGERGESGHRGSAGALGPQGPPGAPGVRGFQGRKGSIGEPGLPGPQGLRGGVGERGPGGMAGSKGDQGIAGADGLPGDKGELGPSGPVGPKGTSGDRGELGPKGIQGPNGTSGVQGVPGPPGPVGFQGVQGTPGITGRPGAPGKEASEQHIRELCGGVISEQIAQLAAHLRKPLAPGSIGRPGPAGPPGPPGPPGSIGHPGARGPPGYRGPTGELGDPGPRGSPGDRGDKGATGIGLDGPDGDQGLQGPPGVPGTSKDGQDGAHGEPGPPGDAGIPGAIGAQGTPGICDTSACQGAVLGGGGEKSGPRSS; this comes from the exons ATGACTGGATCCCCCGCGCTGGCCCTGCTGCTGCTGGGGCAGCTCCTGGCTGTGGTCGAGCCACAG AAAGTGGGACCTCGGGGCCCCCCTGGCCCCCAGGGCCCCCCAGGAAAGCCAGGCAAGGATGGCATTGAC GGAGAAGTTGGCCCTCCGGGTCTGCCTGGGCCCCTG GGACCCAAGGGCACCCCCGGGAAGGCCGGGAAGCCAGGAGAAGCCGGGCTGCCGGGGTTGCCTGGTATAGAT GGTCTGACAGGGCGAGATGGACCCCCTGGACCCAAGGGTGCTCCTGGAGATCGG GGAAGTCTGGGCCCTCCGGGGCCTCCTGGACTTGGG GGTAAAGGCCTCCCTGGACCCCCT GGAGAGGCTGGAGTGAGCGGCTTACCAGGTGGAATTGGCCTCCGAGGCCCCCCG GGTCCCTCTGGACTCCCAGGCTCTCCAGGCcccccaggccctcctggacccccT GGACACCCAGGGGTCCTCCCTGAAGGTGCTACAGACCTGCAG TGCCCTGCCATCTGCCCACCAGGCCCGCCCGGCCCCCCAGGAATGCCAGGATTCAAG GGACCGACGGGCTACAAAGGGGAACAAGGAGAAGTCGGCAAGGCTGGCGAGAAG GGAGACCCTGGCCCCCCTGGGCCTGCTGGCATCCCAGGCACCGTGGGGTTGCAG GGCCCCCGGGGACTCCGAGGCCTACCAGGGTCACTTGGGCCCCCTGGGGACCGG GGTCCCATTGGGTTCCGAGGACCCCCCGGGACCCCAGGAGCACCTGGGAAGGTG GGCGACAGAGGCGAGAGGGGCCCAGAGGGCTTCCGAGGACCCAAGGGAGACCTC GGCAGACCTGGCCCCAAAGGGATCCCTGGACTGACTGGGCCAGCGGGAGAGCCT ggcatgCCAGGCAAGGATGGCCGGGATGGTGTGCCAGGACTGGACGGTGAGAAG GGAGAGGCTGGCCGCAATGGAGGCCCAGGAGAGAAGGGGCCCAATGGGCTGCCG GGCCTCTCGGGACGAGCAGGGTCcaaaggagagaagggagagcTG GGCAGAGCTGGAGAGCTGGGCGAGGCAGGACCCTCCGGAGAGCCTGGGGTGCCT GGAGATGTGGGGATGCCAGGGGAACGTGGCGAGTCTGGCCACAGGGGCTCTGCG GGTGCTCTTGGCCCACAAGGTCCTCCTGGTGCACCTGGTGTGCGGGGATTCCAG GGCCGGAAAGGCAGCATCGGGGAGCCTGGTCTGCCAGGCCCCCAGGGCCTCCGAGGTGGCGTGGGTGAGCGG GGTCCCGGAGGAATGGCAGGCtccaagggagaccag GGCATCGCCGGTGCTGATGgtctccctggggacaaaggcgaGCTG GGTCCCAGTGGGCCTGTTGGACCCAAGGGAACG TCTGGTGACAGAGGCGAGCTGGGCCCCAAAGGCATCCAGGGTCCCAACGGCACAAGTGGTGTTCAGGGGGTCCCCGGGCCCcctggccctgtgggcttccagggggtccagggcacccctgggattaCAGGGAGACCAGGTGCCCCA GGGAAAGAAGCCAGTGAGCAGCACATCCGCGAGCTGTGTGGGGGTGTCATCAGCG AGCAAATCGCGCAGTTAGCAGCTCACCTGAGGAAGCCTTTGGCGCCGGGTTCCATTGGGAGGCCCGGCCCGGCCGGCCCCCCGGGACCTCCAGGGCCTCCTGGCTCCATCGGCCACCCTGGCGCTCGAGGGCCCCCTGGCTACCGAGGGCCCACTGGGGAGTTGGGAGACCCCGGACCTCGAG GAAGCCCAGGTGACAGAGGGGACAAGGGCGCCACCGGCATCGGCCTGGATGGGCCTGATGGGGACCAAGGACTCCAAG GTCCACCAGGGGTGCCTGGCACAAGCAAAGACGGTCAGGATGGCGCCCACGGGGAGCCTGGACCCCCTGGCGACGCTGGCATTCCCGGCGCCATTGGGGCTCAGGGCACCCCAGGCATCTGTGACACCTCAGCCTGTCAAGGAGCTGTGttaggtgggggcggggagaagtCAGGCCCCAGAAGCTCATAA